In Corylus avellana chromosome ca2, CavTom2PMs-1.0, the following proteins share a genomic window:
- the LOC132171750 gene encoding putative pectinesterase/pectinesterase inhibitor 22, with protein MALANFLLLLILLPHLEALSHGPSSNEPDQTMQAMMTQACINIDNQNSCLSNMQSELEKTEPANPSSIITAALRMTLNEARLAIETITKFNSLSFSYREQIATEDCKELLDFSVSELAWSLAEMKNIRAGFKSVHYEGNLKAWLSAALSNQDTCLEGFEGTDRHVERFIRGSLKEVTQLIGNVLALYTQLHSLPFKPPRNSTTKTEKSSEFPKWMTEGDQELLKSRTKGMHVDAIVALDGSGHYRTITEAIVAAPSYSNRRYIIYVKKGVYRENIDMKKKKTNIMIVGDGMRQTIVTGNRHFMQGWTTFRTATVAVSGKGFIARDITFRNMAGPENHQAVALRVDSDQSAFYRCSMEGYQDTLYAHSLRQFYRECNIYGTIDFIFGNGAAVLQNCKIFTRVPLPLQKVTITAQGRKNPHQSTGFSIQDSYIFATQPTYLGRPWKQYSRTVFINTYMGGLVQPRGWLEWYGDFALTTLWYGEYRNYGPGAVLSGRVTWPGYHIIRDAATANFFTVGRFIDGRSWLPGTGIKFTAGLGN; from the exons ATGGCCTTGgcaaattttcttcttcttctcatccTTTTACCCCACCTTGAAGCTCTCTCCCATGGACCCTCCTCAAACGAACCAGACCAAACCATGCAAGCCATGATGACACAAGCTTGCATCAACATTGACAACCAAAACTCATGCCTCTCAAACATGCAGTCCGAGCTAGAAAAAACGGAGCCTGCAAACCCGTCTTCGATCATAACCGCCGCGCTTAGGATGACGCTCAACGAAGCGAGGCTAGCCATCGAAACGATCACAAAGTTCAATTCCTTGTCTTTCAGCTACCGTGAGCAAATAGCAACGGAGGATTGCAAGGAGCTTCTCGACTTCTCCGTCTCCGAATTGGCATGGTCGTTAGCCGAGATGAAGAACATTCGAGCAGGTTTCAAGAGCGTTCACTACGAAGGAAATCTAAAAGCATGGCTGAGTGCTGCGCTGAGTAACCAGGACACCTGCCTCGAAGGCTTTGAGGGCACAGACAGACATGTCGAACGTTTCATTAGAGGAAGCTTGAAAGAAGTCACGCAGCTTATTGGCAATGTTTTGGCTTTGTACACTCAATTACATAGCTTGCCATTCAAGCCACCTCGAAATAGTAcaacaaaaacagagaaaagtTCGGAGTTTCCGAAATGGATGACAGAAGGCGATCAAGAGCTTCTGAAATCTCGTACAAAAGGCATGCACGTAGATGCCATTGTGGCGTTGGATGGGAGTGGCCACTATCGCACAATCACAGAAGCCATTGTAGCAGCTCCAAGCTATAGCAATAGGAGGTATATCATATATGTGAAGAAGGGAGTTTATAGGGAGAACATAgatatgaagaagaagaaaaccaaTATTATGATTGTTGGCGATGGGATGAGACAGACCATTGTCACAGGCAATCGACATTTCATGCAAGGATGGACAACATTTCGAACTGCAACTGTTG CGGTCTCCGGGAAGGGATTTATAGCAAGGGACATAACGTTTCGGAACATGGCCGGACCCGAAAACCATCAAGCTGTTGCGCTCCGTGTCGACTCCGACCAGTCGGCCTTCTACCGGTGCAGCATGGAAGGGTACCAAGACACCCTCTATGCCCATTCTCTCCGCCAATTCTACCGTGAATGTAATATATATGGCACCATAGACTTCATTTTTGGTAATGGGGCAGCCGTCCTCCAAAATTGCAAAATATTCACCAGAGTGCCTCTTCCACTACAAAAGGTCACAATCACAGCCCAAGGAAGGAAAAACCCACATCAGAGCACTGGGTTTTCAATCCAAGATAGCTACATTTTTGCTACCCAACCAACCTATTTAGGGAGGCCATGGAAGCAATATTCTAGGACTGTTTTTATTAACACTTACATGGGTGGTCTAGTCCAGCCAAGAGGGTGGCTTGAGTGGTATGGAGACTTTGCCTTGACCACATTGTGGTATGGGGAATATAGGAACTATGGGCCCGGGGCAGTGCTTTCCGGACGGGTCACATGGCCGGGGTATCACATTATTAGAGATGCTGCCACCGCTAATTTCTTCACCGTTGGGCGGTTCATCGACGGGCGGTCGTGGTTGCCGGGTACCGGCATCAAGTTTACAGCGGGTTTAGGCAATTAA